The window TGGCGGTGTGTCGGACAAACGACGACGACTCCTCGTGACCTGTAGCCTGCGGCCGGAACGCTTGAAACATGATCTGAAGCAATATGGTGTCAACAAGCCTGTCAAGCAACGTTACAGTAAAACACACTTGATTTACTGCTGCGTTATGTTGAGCTGTCACCACTGTGTACCCTGAAGTCTCATAAGCTCAGAGAAATCTAGAacgttcttctttttttttaattaacagtTTACCTGATGCCTTATTTATTGATGCGTTTATTTCCATGTCCCTGGCGAACGATGCCGATTCAGTGAACCGTCTCCTCATTTTCTGTCCTTCTGTACACGAGCAGAAGTTTacaataaaagagaaacaaaagatgACCTGAATGTCAGAAGTTCTCCCTCCTGTATGTAAACTGTACGTATTAAACAAACGCTTCAATCTGAATTTCACATCCAGCTTTAGTCTTTATTCTCATTCATGCTCAGTTATTCCCTTTGAACTCAAAGAATTTTAGACGTTCACAAGGTGTGAATTCCAATTTTTTACGATTTCAAACAGTCTCTATAAGTGTGGACTAAAGTTCGTTTGGATGATTTACGGTTAGTTATTGTGTGGATcagactgatttatttatttctgtcttaTAAAGAGTTCACATAATGAAACTcttgagaggaaaaacagcttTGATATGCAGTGTATCAATGTGCACACTTGTTTTGACAACACATTTCATGATGTAAGAAGTTAGTGGTGGATGAATGAAGTGCTCCATGGAGCAGAGCCATGGGCTTACTCATTATGGTGgtcagagagacagcagctctgcaactcaGGGTATGATACACTGCTTAATAAGGCGTTATTCTCAACACTTGCTCTTAAGTGCTGCTCAAGGACAAATCATAGAATAGACATGGAGAAGTTTCCGGCTGCCTGCTGTtcatgttctgcatgttttaatcACTTCTCCAGGAATGTGACTCACTTGAGTTCTTACAATGCGCGCAAATTACGCGCATATTGTGCATCACCCAGCTGTCCTCGATCACTCCACGGCGAGTGCTGGAATGGCGTCACGATTGTGGGGAAAACATGCGGCCATTCACAGCGGAGTGTTTCTGGGATGCGCGTGCAGGACCGCAAATAACGTCCTCCGCGGCGCGCCTTGACTCTGCGTCAGCCTCCACCGCGGAGCGCACACGTACGCGGTCTGGAATCAGGTTTAGTGACGGCCTGCAACAGCTGGAGAGGCTCAGAATAGCTCGAACACGAGCTGGTCCGCATACCGCGGAGCAGCGCAGCAACATTTCAGAGTCTTGTAACCTTAACATTGAGTGCGTGACGGTGGAGCTTTACGGGAACGCGTCGCCCTGTCTCATACTGAATTGGCGCCATATAAAGTAGACAAGTGCGTGAAGGCAGCAGTGGAAGAAGGTTATTATCCCGCCAGCTTGGAAACAAAGCAGAGCAAAGCTTCTTGTTTGTCGAAGCCTTTGGGACATCGTGAAGATCTAAGCAACATGGGACAGCACGGCTCCAAATCCTCCATCGAAGCGCGCGTGATTTTCCAGCGCGTCGGCGCGGGAGACGTGTTTCACAAGACGGACGCATGCTCCACCCCAGCCTCGTTCGTCCACATCCAGAAGAGGATGGCCTCCCAGGCGGCAGGCTTCCACTCCTCCGCGCGGACACCGCGCCTGTCAGCGACCCTCTCCTGGCCCCAGAGCCGCTTCGACGCCGGAGGACTGGTGTACGTGATGGATAACCCAACCGGCGGCGTGTGGGTGAAGCCCGGAGAGAAATGGACCAGATCTTGAGACATCAGAGTCATCATGGAGTGAAAGGTTTAAAGCATTTGAGTCAAGCATCCCGAGACGGGATGCCTTTTGAGCCCTTGACCTTTGGCGTCTTCGGAGCAGCAGACGCTGCTTGAGTCGGGCTGAGGGGCGCGTCCCAGACGCATCGGCACCGTCTGGAGCTGAAGCGGATTTAAAGGTCTTCACGACCTGGAGAAGTTGGAAAAGGACCGATCACTGAAATATATTGAACTGCTTTATCGAGACGTTCATATATTGAGGCTGGAACGGAAGATGGCAAAAGGAGGTGAAAAGTGCGCgctgagtgtgttttctttggaagcGTGGCGGGAATGTTTCCGCAAACCGCGAGAGACTGACTGCAGTAAAGATTAAATACACGAAacctttttatttcattgtattttatgtttgaaaatgtgaaatacacaaaaagaaggaaaattgAAAATCCGCTTTATAGATTTAAATACCATCCATAAGCTGACTAATAATTTATTTATCCTTCTGTATGTGACTCTGATTTCTATGGGAAGATATTTTATTGATGAATGTAGCAATAAAGAACAAACGTGTCTTAAAAcatgatttgttttcagtgtatGTATGAAGGTTGAATGTGACTGCAGTGTCGGATTTGTGATTTAAACCGAACATGCAGAATGGCGAAAAGTAACTGTTCAAACAGtccacttgttttgttttttctttcgttGTGAAGCATTGAGAAGTTTACTGACCTGTTTGCCAGCAAGAACCTCTATGGACAGCATTTTTTGCTCCATTgaatgagaaaatgtgaaactgtatttctttctttcttgttctTCATGACTGTGCGTCTTGATTCTAACTGAAAGATCAGTTTTGGACCTTTGAATGAACATTAAATGCCAGAAAGTTTATCTTGAGTCAGTGTATCTGTGTTCACCATTTAtctaaaaacataaaagaagCCAAAACCATACATTCTtctgctattaaaaaaaaaatattattaataGAACTTTGTGgttaaaacatattttgattTGAGTTTCTGTGCTCCTTGCTCAATGAAAATCCATGGTACTGATTGTTCCCCTACCCAAAATATCCATAATCAGCAACAGAGGGGCATTACAAACATTTACGAGGTTAAACTTGTGTTGTGTTTCATGGTGATTTATTGCATCCTAAATGGGTTCATTGTTAAATATATTATaatcatatatttatttataattatCATCATCGTCCAACCAGACATCAGTGCTCAGGTGGAGGCGCCTCACTTTCTTGCcaacattgttcttattgtctttatttcttcCATTGTGGGCGCAGCAGTGAAAAGCAAGGCACAGAATTGATTgaactgatatttttttttatttcctcctttttctttttgtcttgatGACTCATTGACCTTTAAAAGATCCGTTACCTGGTTAGATACCCATTAACACTTCAGAGAAAtgttgtcacaaaaaaaaaaaactaagtccCCAGGCCCATGACGTTTAATTTCCGCCCGAATCCGCCTATGATAAGACGAGCAAACAGATCTACTGGAGCAATAAAAGTGTGACTACGAACAGGGCATACTTTGTCCTCTGGTGTGGCGCTTTATCAGTGTACAGTGTCGTTACAGTCAGCCTGGAGGTAATGGCTCATCTATTAAACTTCAGGAAACgcactgaacaaacacacagtgggAGATGCGAGCGCCCCACTTGAGCTGGCTGCTCCTGtctgcttctttctctctttctctccgtcGAAATGGGACAGCTGATATCCAAGCAGCCTCAAGTTGAGGTTCTCCTCCTGGGTCTGGACAACGCCGGGAAATCCACTTTGCTCTACAAGCTGAAGCACAACATGTCCGTCAGCACCGTGCCGACCATCGGCTTCAACGTGGAAATGCTGGAGGCCAAGAAGAACCGGAAGAGCATCGGCGTGACGGTGTGGGACGTCGGGGGCCAGGGCCAGATGCGGGAGCACTGGCCGAGCTTCCACGCGAACGCGTCGGCGGTGGTGTTCGTGGTGGACAGCGCGGACCAGGAGCGCATGAAGGAGGCGCGCCACGAGCTGGAGGCCACGCTGGGCAGCGAGCAGCTCCGCGGCCGGCCGGTCGTGCTCGTGGCCAACAAGCAGGACGTGAACGGCGCGCTGACCGTCACCGAGATGAAGGACAAATTCAA of the Salarias fasciatus chromosome 18, fSalaFa1.1, whole genome shotgun sequence genome contains:
- the arl14 gene encoding ADP-ribosylation factor-like protein 14, which produces MGQLISKQPQVEVLLLGLDNAGKSTLLYKLKHNMSVSTVPTIGFNVEMLEAKKNRKSIGVTVWDVGGQGQMREHWPSFHANASAVVFVVDSADQERMKEARHELEATLGSEQLRGRPVVLVANKQDVNGALTVTEMKDKFNLKKLCTGRDWFIQPCSATTGFGVEEAFKRVVQLVKLPSDSGGVKDNIKDKVHHIKTSRH